TGTTGAGTAAAGAACCATTAACAAAGCCAGCCATGACTGAAACAATGAGACAGTACTTACAGAACAATTAACAAAGTAAACTGATGGACTGCTAAGTTGTCCACAGGATAGCCAACTCTAATACAAAATGTCCTAGTTGATGAACTGCTTGGTTGAGCTATATTTTCATCTGACTTGAGGGAATTGACTTAGCAAAACCCTGTTTGCCATTGATCAGTGAGCTTTACAGTATCTTTTTATTAGTTAATGCAGTGTACTGGAACTGGCTGTTGGAACCTGCATATGCCGAGTTGgtttagttgatttttttgagaatgtcaaagtataggtttgtaatattccaattttttgGGGGGCTCTTATTACTGCATGCGGAGCATCTTGTAAAGAAGTGTTGATGCTGCCAATGGGGTTCTAAATACGTTGAAGACATTAGCATGAGATTGTTTCAACGGtgataaaaataagtatattggATCTTGCTTGAGCTGTCTCTTAAGGTTTTGGTGTATGTTCCATCAATAACACACTTTTAGGGAAGAAACTGTTTGTAATTCATAGAAATTTGTATGAAAGCTATAGTCTaattgtaattttctttttcagttttccaatttttttacccaaatttataatttcttggTTCATATATTTCAGCATGTGTGCAAGCTTGTTGTTAGTTTTGTTGAAAGATTGAACTCTGtagcattttcatttgttatGCAAGGAAAATTCTCCTAGTCTTTTGGATTCTCATGGAAACTGGTTTTGagctctttctttttttattaatgtgaGCCAATTAAGAGATAAGCACAGCATTTCTTTATAACCCACAGCCAAACAGTAAATGAACTGACAAAGCAGGGACCGCAGAAACTCTATTATGAAGAAACTAAGAAGCAGCTTCTTGTGTAACAAACAGAAATGGAACTGGCTAAATAAAAGCCTAAGAAGGCTTGCCTTGATTACGAACCACTGTGAGAAGTTACCTTCCGTCCTTACATAGTGTTGTACTTGCTGCCGTGGGGCGGCGGCAGCGGCATGTCGGAACTCATAGCAGGTGGCATTTAACCTTTCCATTCTCCGTCGATAAAATAATGCTTTATTCTTACTTGTCTTAATTCACTGGAGGATTTTGGCAAAATGAAGACTGCACTTTTTTTGAGTCAGCTTTTGGGATTCTTTTATCGGGCCCATCCTCCATGGGTTTCACTAAGCTCAATCAATGGTTTTGATTTGGGccataatgttttaaatttctcTACGAATGCCATGCAAAGTGCGAGGAAGAAAGTCGAGAAACTATGAATTGTGGGGTAAATTTCTATTTCCACTTCTATTCATTTAAAggaatttaggaaaaaaaattatttggaaaAGGAGAGAGATACCAATCTCCTTTTTTAAGCTTGGAAAATGGAAATTGACACCGCAAAGCAGCCAAGCATGAAAACGAATTGGCAGAGGCAGCGAGTTAGATACACTTTCCAGCTGGCGGACCGACTACCATTTaattatttcacaaaaaaacTTACACAACGGTGACCGGTCATCAGCCCATTAACATCAACTGCAACTGGCAGAATGATGATGGTGATAATGAAGTTCTTGCATATGAGATATCGAGAAGGAAAGCGTGGACACGGAGGCTCAAAAAAGGTATCCATGAAGGGTCCAACACTATGAAACGACGTAAATAATGTCAGAAATGAAGATCCAAATGTAGCAAGTAGCAGCAATTGCATACAGTATATATAAGGTGGTTTTTCATTTCTCTATTGCACATCACTGAAACTATAGTCCCTACAATTACATgctattaaaatcataaattaacaCGTCCTAGAAAGTGGGTCCAATTCACCGTTCTCCATTAATACAGCTTCTTTAATCTCCTGTAACATCTTCAGGATTTGCCACATCGTGGGCCTTTGTTCAGGAGAGCTCAAACTACAAGAAATGGCCACTTCAAGCAGCATCCCTAACCTTTCATCATCCCCTCCATCGTCTTCTCTACAGGACCTAAGCCAATGCATCATCTCATCCGGCGCCAACAACGGATGCTGGGAAGGTGGTTTCCCTGACAGAAGCTCCAACAACAAAACCCCATATGTAAAAACGTCGGATTTCGATGTCGCCTGGTGATTCGAATTGCGAATTTCCGGAGGTTTACGTGCGATGCCATCGGGATCTTCTTCGTGTATAGAAGTAACTAGGGCTGCCAGGCAGTAGTCGGCAAGACAGGCCTCAAAGTCAGGGCCGAGAAGGACGTTAGTGGACTTGAGATTGCCGTGGACAAGCCTCCATGCTTGGTGAATATAGGAGAGACCTTGCGCTACGTCCTCGGCTATCTTCAAGCAGGACGTCCAGTGGAGTGGCTTTGCCCTTGTTGATTTCGATCCTGCACGTGCAGTTTTAAGTTAACAAATTGAGCCTTTGAATTtctaatcatttaattttagtcCCCATGatgtttttgagaaaatttcacAACTCAATCGAAAATCTAAGTGGTGTTCCTATTAAATAGTAGCCAATCGGTATTGAGACACTCGGGACTTTGGACTCTGACGGTACGACTCCGTATGCGGTCCTAAAAATGTTTGACGTAGACCCGTCAATATGATCCAACGATCATGTTACAGTAACAGTGCTTCACGTAGAGACAAAAAGGACAAACCattagaatagaaaaaaaaaagtgttttattattaaattaacacGAACTAATAATATTGACACTAATTAATTGACATCAAAATCATATCAATTCCCCATGTAGTGGGGGTCAGCTAGATTCTCGGTGTTTGCAGGATACTTGGATACCtcataaatgaaaattatgtaacGGACCAAAGTATGTATCTTTATGCTTTTTTACTACAAACCCAAGGAATCTGTGATTaggaaaatttattagtaagaTTAAGCAAAGCATTTTCTCTTACACGTGTGCCTTTCCCTGAATGGGTGGCAACCCGAGTTAACACCGACTGAAATCGCTGCCTATCTCCGAAACAATGCAAATCGttcaataattgaataaaatgaaagcaTAAAGTTATTACCGTGAATGAGGGAGAAAAGACTGCCATTGGACTGAAAATCATAGATAAGAAGCCTCTCTTCTTTGGCTTGGAAATAAGCCCTGAGGGGGACCAAATTGGGATGCCTTAAACCGCCAACTGATTCCATGTGTTGCTCGAACATTTCCTTCGTCGTGGCTGCTAATTTCCCGGCATCCAGCCTCTTGACCGTCACCACCGTACGATTATCAAGCACTGCCTTGTACGTCGTCCCTACGGTTCCCCTCCCAAGCAACTCAGCTGACGCTCTCATCAGCTGGTCCAGCGAATACAACTGCGCCTCACCCGCACAGAATATCAAGTTTCCGCTCTTGGCAACTTGCATTCCTTGCACtctctttactttctcttctaACTCAGTTTCTTGTTCCATTTGAACCACAGCCGCAGCTTGTGCTGCAGCCGCCCCATCATCGGATTCAGCCGCAGCAGCTGATTGTTTTTTATCTGTCTGTTTCCTTACTGCCAAGACGAAGCAAAGAAGTGAACCAATAAGAACAAAGACCCCAGTAGAAAAACCTATAATAATCGCGGTCCTTTTGTGTTGCTTTGAAATTGGCTGAGGCTGAGCCAACTCCACTCCATGCTCTTCTGCACTTTGACCAAGAACCACCGTAGGAGGCGGCGCCACAACTGCGGCTGTGGGACCGAAGAAGTGGGGCCTTGGATGACATTCTTTGTGAATAATCTCTCCACAAAGACCAGGGTTCCataaaatgaagagaaatcaaaTCGTTGCAACGTTGGGGTCACTGGAATTG
This sequence is a window from Gossypium raimondii isolate GPD5lz chromosome 5, ASM2569854v1, whole genome shotgun sequence. Protein-coding genes within it:
- the LOC105769263 gene encoding LOW QUALITY PROTEIN: probable inactive receptor kinase At5g67200 (The sequence of the model RefSeq protein was modified relative to this genomic sequence to represent the inferred CDS: inserted 2 bases in 2 codons), with amino-acid sequence MLNERLRLLLLLQRLFSILLLVLCGEAAKLLTSPEATALLGFQSKADLRNHLGFSRNASIPFCDWQGVTCYQQKVVRLILEDLSLGGVFAPNTLSQLGQLRVLSLQNNSLTGPIPDLSALVNLKTLFLDHNFFTGSFPVSTLSFHRLRTLDLSYNNLTGNIPNSLAYLDRLYYLRLDRNWFNGTIPPFNQSSLKTFNISXNNLTGAIPVTPTLQRFDFSSFYXNPGLCGEIIHKECHPRPHFFGPTAAVVAPPPTVVLGQSAEEHGVELAQPQPISKQHKRTAIIIGFSTGVFVLIGSLLCFVLAVRKQTDKKQSAAAAESDDGAAAAQAAAVVQMEQETELEEKVKRVQGMQVAKSGNLIFCAGEAQLYSLDQLMRASAELLGRGTVGTTYKAVLDNRTVVTVKRLDAGKLAATTKEMFEQHMESVGGLRHPNLVPLRAYFQAKEERLLIYDFQSNGSLFSLIHGSKSTRAKPLHWTSCLKIAEDVAQGLSYIHQAWRLVHGNLKSTNVLLGPDFEACLADYCLAALVTSIHEEDPDGIARKPPEIRNSNHQATSKSDVFTYGVLLLELLSGKPPSQHPLLAPDEMMHWLRSCREDDGGDDERLGMLLEVAISCSLSSPEQRPTMWQILKMLQEIKEAVLMENGELDPLSRTC